One Drosophila subobscura isolate 14011-0131.10 chromosome U, UCBerk_Dsub_1.0, whole genome shotgun sequence DNA window includes the following coding sequences:
- the LOC117901795 gene encoding ATP-dependent (S)-NAD(P)H-hydrate dehydratase has product MSTIKEIPVNLPKLLTLFRTIVPKLTNDKYKGQYGRIGVIGGSLEYTGAPYFAALSSMKVGADLAHVFCQANAASVIKSYSPDLIVHPVLDCLDAVDKIKPWLDRLHVIVIGPGLGREPPILKTAKDLLKLCIELQKPLVIDADGLFILNDNIDLVCGQRNIILTPNAMEFRRLFGEDTDSVHQKMSSLGDGVVVLEKGIYDRIHLPHSNEVHSMPSGGSGRRCGGQGDLLSGSLATFYFWSLQSNQPNPALIAACASSYLVKGANLAAFKKFGRSLLASDMINEISTVFRSEFEDPEV; this is encoded by the exons atgtcAACAATCAAAGAAATCCCTGTTAATTTGCCAAAATTGCTTACATTGTTTCGGACAATTGTGCCGAAACTGACAAATGACAAATATAAAGGACAATATGGCCGAATTGGCGTCATCGGAGGGTCTTTGGAATACACCGGTGCGCCCTACTTTGCTGCTTTGAGTTCCATGAAAGTCGGTGCCGACTTAGCTCATGTCTTCTGTCAAGCAAATGCGGCCTCAGTAATCAAATCTTACAGTCCCGACTTAATCGTTCATCCAGTGCTGGACTGCTTGGATGCTGTTGATAAAATAAAGCCGTGGTTAGACCGTTTACACGTGATT gtTATTGGACCCGGATTGGGTCGGGAGCCGCCTATTTTGAAGACTGCAAAAGATTTGCTAAAATTGTGCATAGAATTACAAAAGCCACTTGTTATAGACGCTGATGGACTATTTATTCTGAACGATAACATTGATCTAGTGTGTGGACAACGGAATATTATATTAACCCCAAACGCTATGGAATTCCGCAGATTGTTTGGAGAGGACACAGATTCTGTGCATCAAAAAATGTCTTCTCTGGGAGATGGTGTTGTGGTCTTGGAAAAGGGCATATATGATAGAATTCATTTACCTCACAGCAACGAAGTTCACTCCATGCCTAGTGGCGGTTCCGGACGTAGATGTGGCGGTCAAGGGGACTTGCTAAGCGGATCTCTAGCAACGTTTTATTTCTGGTCACTGCAATCCAATCAGCCAAATCCCGCATTAATAGCAGCTTGTGCTTCAAGTTATCTCGTGAAGGGAGCAAATTTGGCTGCATTTAAAAAGTTTGGTCGAAGCTTGCTAGCTAGTGATATGATAAATGAAATATCCACAGTTTTTCGGTCTGAGTTCGAAGATCCGGAAGTTTGA
- the LOC117900528 gene encoding TBC1 domain family member 20: MNNVDEIKIDQPALSFEKSPESDEEHRKRLEIEELIAQSENHNIPLNTLQKLALTPYGLVNDNLRRILWPQLAGVDVNTLERAPTLGELQNHPEYNQVVLDVNRSLKRFPPGIPYEQRIALQDQLTVLILRVIKKYPNLRYYQGYHDVAVTFLLVAGEEVAYAIMEQLSTTHFSECMQETMEATQRRLMFIWPVVNFENPELYQFLQRSTVGTLFALPWYLTWFGHSLNSYKAVVRLYDYFLASKMYTPIFVTAAILLHRSSEIFKEDCDMASVHCLLSRLPEDLPFEDLLQTSSMLYEKHSLTVIEKEVEVLILKEKEQRIAEEKMLLERRKKLTRSASTNRSYSIGHWLPNLLKSRSLLVTTAVSIVVGVCAYYYKNQYLAAGIS, from the exons ATGAACAATGTTGATGAAATAAAAATCGATCAGCCTGCTCTAAGTTTCGAAAAGT CACCCGAGAGTGATGAGGAGCATAGAAAACGGCTGGAGATAGAAGAATTAATTGCACAGAGCGAGAACCACAATATACCTTTGAATACTCTGCAAAAGTTAGCCTTGACGCCCTATGGATTGGTAAACGATAATTTGCGACGGATTTTGTGGCCGCAGTTGGCTGGCGTTGATGTGAATACGTTGGAGCGTGCTCCAACTCTTGGTGAATTGCAAAATCATCCAGAATACAATCAGGTGGTCTTGGATGTAAATCGGTCTTTGAAAAGATTTCCTCCTGGAATACCATACGAACAACGTATTGCACTACAGGATCAGCTTACTGTTTTAATTCTACGGGTTATTAAAAAGTATCCGAATCTGCGCTACTATCAAGGATATCACGATGTGGCAGTAACATTTCTCCTGGTTGCTGGAGAAGAAGTGGCATATGCCATAATGGAGCAACTCTCGACCACGCACTTTTCCGAGTGCATGCAAGAGACAATGGAGGCCACGCAAAGGCGGCTGATGTTTATCTGGCCAGTGGTAAATTTCGAGAATCCAGAGCTCTACCAGTTTCTTCAACGGTCTACGGTAGGCACTCTGTTCGCGTTACCGTGGTACTTGACCTGGTTTGGACACAGTTTGAATTCTTACAAAGCTGTGGTCCGCCTATACGACTACTTCCTTGCATCAAAAATGTACACGCCAATATTCGTGACGGCCGCGATTTTACTGCATCGTTCAAGCGAAATATTTAAGGAGGACTGTGATATGGCATCAGTGCATTGTCTCTTATCAAGG ctacCAGAAGATTTGCCATTCGAAGATCTATTGCAAACTTCAAGCATGCTCTATGAAAAGCACAGCTTGACGGTAATAGAAAAAGAAGTTGAAGTGCTAATTCTTAAAGA GAAAGAACAGAGGATCGCCGAAGAAAAAATGCTTCTGGAGAGACGAAAGAAGCTTACGCGTTCCGCGTCCACAAATCGAAGCTACAGCATAGGTCACTGGCTCCCTAACTTGTTGAAATCAAGGTCTTTGCTAGTGACAACAGCTGTTTCTATTGTGGTTGGCGTTTGTGCATATTATTACAAGAATCAGTATCTGGCGGCGGGAATCAGCTGA
- the LOC117900527 gene encoding putative serine/threonine-protein kinase haspin homolog, which produces MDDTLDDDAWKDSFDKLLDPRPQLRMLNIIKSNVRASFNIDSSVENSSHSILKENKEPVGPKQHILDVCDDLNEGGKRSISTPFGKRLGVHLFHCGISPITGMKLDGFGGNTEKLQDRVEVEHQIKKRVCFEVESTNTISNSNELNNKFKNRNTKNTSDEHGDGIRTSLVLQPGKWRKSFICWRRTHVVETTLDTSVNPPLITPRAHTQVRPSSLGRKSIFLNDCNNIDNDFESQVLRHCDQRKPIRFEVLYAPSKMVNAKKIGEGAYGEVFRYSGKKRKRNSYSTDVVLKVIPIEGSTEINGELQKTFAQILPEIIISKKMSSLRGGKNNTTDGYANIFKVSLVRGTYPEHLIKLWESYDEEKESENDHPKIFADDQLFIVLELEFSGEDMSHFKFVNAEQSYYALQQIILALAVGEEECQFEHRDLHWGNILIEPTAEKEISYKFHTKDLTLFSKGVKITIIDYTLSRITIDDFCNFNDLSSDEELFAASGDYQYDIYRMMRDELKNNWALFSPKTNVFWLSYITEKLITGVHYKSANTKIHRLFIEKLKTFQSTILTFESATHCVKNFFDLN; this is translated from the exons ATGGATGATACTTTGGATGATGACGCTTGGAAAGATTCATTTGATAAATTACTGGATCCCCGACC GCAACTGCGAATGCTCAACATAATTAAGTCGAATGTCAGAGCATCCTTTAACATTGATTCCAGTGTagaaaacagcagccacagcattttaaaagaaaacaaggaGCCGGTCGGGCCAAAGCAACATATTTTAGATGTCTGTGATGATTTGAACGAAGGGGGAAAGCGCTCCATTTCAACGCCGTTTGGAAAACGATTAGGCGTTCATTTATTTCACTGCGGAATATCTCCTATCACTGGAATGAAACTTGACGGATTCGGTGGTAACACTGAGAAACTACAAGATCGTGTGGAGGTAGAgcatcaaataaaaaaacgagtaTGCTTCGAAGTTGAATCCACGAATACCATCAGTAATTCGAACgaattgaataataaattcaaGAATAGGAACACAAAGAATACATCTGACGAGCATGGAGACGGTATTCGGACATCACTTGTTTTACAGCCAGGAAAGTGGCGaaaatcttttatttgttggcgCCGAACGCATGTAGTTGAAACGACTCTGGACACAAGCGTAAACCCTCCTTTGATCACTCCCCGCGCACATACGCAAGTCAGGCCTTCTAGCTTAGGACGTAAATCGATATTTTTAAATGACTGTAATAACATAGATAATGATTTTGAGAGCCAAGTCCTGAGACATTGCGATCAGCGCAAGCCGATTCGATTTGAAGTTTTATATGCACCTTCAAAAATGGTGAATGCCAAGAAAATCGGCGAAGGTGCGTATGGCGAAGTGTTTCGGTACAGTGgtaaaaagaggaaaaggaatTCCTATAGCACTGACGTGGTCCTAAAAGTAATACCTATCGAAGGTTCTACTGAAATTAACGGAGAATTGCAAAAAACCTTTGCACAAATATTGCcagaaattattatttccaAGAAAATGAGCAGTCTACGGGGAGGGAAAAATAACACCACAGATggatatgcaaatatattcaaG GTATCTTTAGTTAGAGGAACGTATCCGGAACATTTGATAAAGCTTTGGGAAAGTTACGACGAGGAAAAGGAATCTGAAAATGATCATcctaaaatatttgcagacGACCAACTATTTATAGTTTTGGAATTAGAGTTTTCTGGAGAAGACATGTcccattttaaatttgtaaatgCTGAACAGTCGTATTATGCATTGCAACAG ATTATTTTGGCCCTAGCCGTTGGCGAGGAGGAGTGCCAATTCGAGCATCGTGACCTTCATTGGGGCAACATATTAATCGAACCAACTGCTGAGAAAGAAATTTCTTATAAATTTCATACAAAGGACTTGACATTGTTTTCGAAAGGGGTGAAAATTACAATCATTGACTATACTCTATCAAGAATAACTATCGACGACTTCTGCAACTTTAATGATCTGTCTTCCGATGAAGAACTGTTTGCGGCGTCAGGAGACTATCAATACGATATTTACCGAATGATGCGGGATGAGCTTAA aaataatTGGGCTCTATTTTCCCCTAAAACAAATGTGTTTTGGCTGTCTTATATAACTGAAAAACTAATTACTGGCGTTCATTATAAGAGCGCCAATACGAAAATCCACAGACTATTCATCGAAAAGCTAAAGACATTTCAAAGCACAATTCTGACGTTTGAAAGTGCAACCCATTGCGTCAAAAATTTCTTTGATCTTAActag
- the LOC117900828 gene encoding asparagine synthetase domain-containing protein CG17486, with protein MCGIFCRINQSTVSCTEINSTLKTVLNNRGPDAQGTLLLDNVLLSGSVLWQQGESIQKQPVIEGDCVLLFNGDLYNVEKPASMSDTLWLAKRLSDCHCDEEILSVLKVLEGPYCLIMYKKTTKMLYFARDALGRNSLILEHNQQGLQLLSTSFYSEIDGLSTLELPPLGLYKLKIDNLSSCELYPWQTLNLYTNQQLDTLDLAMGWKTIIKSTISPDWLFRKQLDFDYNFYKFDYINNHEELFENLLSSPEIQSALATFDKLLQGSVSSRVITPPFCRECLKIDQTTDKCTQAKVCVLFSGGIDCSVLAILADRYVPAGEPIELINVAFERITAQNTAATQEYWNVPDRTTAFQSYTELKRICPKRCWNLIEVNVTREELHLQLSQHIHHLIYPLQTVLDESLGCAFWFATHAANSSARVAIIGSGADELFGGYRRHRNAFRHCPGDDQERELVVQNELEKDWQRIPARNLARDDRVIADNGKTARAPFIEENVVQFVRSLEPKQKCCYSFPEGVGDKLLLRLYGYQLGLRDAVLFKKRAIQFGSRIADKKQNAAQNSVYLKFNLANSFENK; from the coding sequence ATGTGTGGAATTTTTTGCCGAATTAATCAGAGTACAGTTAGCTGTACTGAAATAAATAGTACACTAAAAACAGTCCTAAATAATCGTGGTCCAGATGCGCAGGGTACGCTACTTCTTGACAATGTTTTACTCTCCGGCAGCGTCTTGTGGCAACAGGGAGAAAGTATACAAAAACAGCCGGTTATCGAAGGGGACTGTGTATTGTTGTTCAATGGAGATTTGTACAACGTGGAAAAACCTGCCTCAATGTCAGACACACTATGGTTAGCTAAGAGGTTGTCTGATTGCCACTGTGATGAAGAGATTCTTTCTGTCCTGAAGGTGTTGGAGGGACCATATTGTTTGAtaatgtataaaaaaacaactaaaatgcTTTACTTTGCCCGAGATGCACTTGGTAGAAATTCATTGATTTTAGAGCATAATCAGCAAGGATTGCAATTATTGAGCACCTCATTTTACTCCGAGATCGATGGGCTATCAACACTGGAATTGCCGCCGTTGGGAttgtacaaattaaaaattgacaACTTGAGCAGCTGTGAACTATATCCCTGGCAGACCCTGAATCTATACACAAACCAGCAACTGGACACACTTGATTTGGCAATGGGCTGGAAAACGATAATCAAGAGTACAATATCACCAGATTGGCTGTTTAGAAAACAACTAGATTTTGATTACAACTTCTACAAATTTGATTATATCAACAACCATGAAGAGCTTTTTGAAAACTTGCTTAGTTCTCCTGAAATTCAATCAGCATTAGCAACCTTTGATAAGTTACTTCAAGGCTCTGTATCATCACGAGTTATAACGCCCCCCTTTTGCCGTGAGTGCTTAAAGATTGACCAAACCACTGACAAATGTACACAGGCTAAAGTGTGTGTACTCTTTTCTGGTGGCATCGATTGCAGTGTTTTAGCTATCCTGGCTGACAGATATGTACCAGCTGGAGAGCCGATAGAACTGATTAATGTAGCATTTGAAAGAATTACTGCACAAAATACAGCTGCAACACAGGAATACTGGAATGTTCCAGACCGCACGACTGCGTTTCAGTCGTATACTGAGCTGAAACGTATCTGTCCCAAGCGGTGTTGGAACCTAATAGAAGTGAATGTGACACGCGAGGAGTTGCATCTTCAACTCTCACAACATATCCATCATCTTATTTACCCCCTACAGACAGTGTTGGATGAGAGTCTAGGCTGTGCATTTTGGTTTGCCACCCATGCTGCAAACTCATCTGCCAGAGTTGCCATCATTGGCTCGGGTGCTGATGAGTTGTTCGGAGGATATAGACGCCATCGAAACGCTTTTAGACATTGTCCTGGCGACGACCAGGAGCGTGAGCTTGTTGTACAGAATGAACTTGAGAAGGACTGGCAGAGAATACCTGCTCGAAATTTAGCGAGGGATGATCGCGTTATTGCGGACAATGGAAAAACAGCACGTGCACCTTTCATCGAGGAGAATGTTGTTCAATTTGTTCGGTCTCTAGAACCGAAACAGAAATGTTGCTACAGCTTCCCGGAAGGTGTCGGTGATAAATTGCTATTACGGTTGTATGGATATCAACTGGGTCTGCGGGACGCGGTGCTGTTCAAAAAGCGAGCTATACAATTTGGTTCAAGAATTGCTGACAAGAAGCAGAACGCAGCACAGAATTCTGTTTACTTAAAGTTTAATCTCGCTAACTcatttgaaaacaaataa
- the LOC117900530 gene encoding uncharacterized protein LOC117900530 isoform X2, whose product MNYNLDIKRDDSTLFPYLSPEMNRLVPMVLAARQPEVATHKLDCAKGTMLFMESFSWDTRLILGDSSFGENVHQVTTLNLNCRQNKTKRTIFFEMNKEKLNSFISLLEKILEK is encoded by the coding sequence ATGAACTACAATTTAGACATCAAACGAGATGATTCAACGTTGTTTCCCTACCTTAGTCCTGAAATGAACCGGCTTGTGCCAATGGTGCTTGCAGCGCGTCAACCAGAGGTAGCAACACACAAGTTGGACTGCGCCAAAGGAACGATGCTGTTCATGGAGTCCTTCTCTTGGGATACACGTTTAATATTGGGGGACAGTAGCTTCGGTGAAAATGTGCATCAAGTCACAACTCTGAATTTGAACTGccggcaaaacaaaaccaaaagaactATATTTTTTGAAATGAATAAGGAAAAGCTGAACTCCTTCATTAGCTTATTAGAGAAGATTCTTGAGAAATAA
- the LOC117900827 gene encoding uncharacterized protein LOC117900827, whose protein sequence is MRECGHWWPTKTHVKMGNSGSSHQMNIHRHNTNPSPHAKNLSQQFRQSSHRYYDYAKSEIRSSPTPQRGHSQQWRRSDSSNIQKVLNYKTDENAQFKVLPRIDKNLHLRATTNGAILNSGGTISGRRMSETPILCPVNAPMQRSRTFIAESTNHALQTEFTRSQTLHHVKANYKQDNLGSNSKSNLSQMQRHTYSEPELVKQNNKETAMKQSMARSEKRNKYTKKRRAPEVPTESMNMVAVVHPETTKKDQISTSVKVTTDQGRQNHFSKNTDRLTTVNKVSNLSFKRKRAERNSISGNCTPSVPIPRSTYRREKSSDAIIIKSKGAKEANVKTENTEDRKANYKQNNNYIKESPINSISNTKETKNVSAPTPKVEKHKRTFYFGMDVNTTTESQQPISGYQPDSPGKIIISNPNENNVISNEATSLLFVPNYDIEYKKSTSQEDSVDENGLRLCIRPTLPRRQLDTPSFSPALAWRTLLGDEVKIDKGINIPSDPSSYQKMETETEMPIQPSITHEIRHVRKINNNLPNAWTPEQDLCDQIGDRALGNLTTDSDSSSDDYRSKCEEEALLFYGSKSKISSHNSVSPLHTFSLSLPRDGHLQHARKLDNLQSNEACIYKSLRKRKPEFFFSKRPTCQVASSNLQATGVSVTKIDGFENWMLHKNVGQNKVSLNRTKDTDNRQELPVIEPQSLKILAGGKHVMYLPGNNDKPSCNSDRGELETCKPKPSRHFKNRQRHVPENLQDRTPVYPITSVTETNVKLADKFQRFTFHNPVRLLEKLYLDRSTKDADVENTHRSEVEALKRVEEDFQRNRANEKESIRHQLQLHFGLESKHNELYHSLPIPAMLDSFSSIDINDTNNNTFRRDDPEGCASNALPVGLEDGTC, encoded by the exons ATGCGCGAGTGCGGTCACTGGTGGCCAACAAAAAC GCACGTTAAAATGGGCAATTCTGGCAGCTCGCATCAAATGAACATCCACAGACACAACACGAACCCCAGCCCGCATGCTAAAAATCTCTCCCAACAGTTTAGACAAAGCTCTCATCGGTATTACGATTATGCGAAATCTGAAATAAGGTCGAGTCCCACTCCACAGAGAGGGCATAGCCAGCAATGGCGGAGGTCGGATTCGTCTAACATCCAGAAAGTATTAAACTACAAAACCGATGAGAATGCCCAATTTAAAGTACTGCCACGGATTGACAAGAACCTACACTTACGAGCGACTACGAATGGAGCAATACTCAATTCCGGAGGCACGATCAGCGGTCGAAGGATGAGCGAAACGCCTATTCTATGCCCGGTGAACGCGCCAATGCAACGATCGCGGACCTTTATAGCCGAATCTACAAATCACGCACTGCAGACAGAGTTTACCCGTTCACAAACGCTGCATCATGTTAAAGCCAATTACAAACAAGACAATTTAGGatcaaattcaaaatcgaaTTTGTCCCAAATGCAGCGCCACACATattcagagccagagctagtaaaacaaaataataaggAAACTGCGATGAAACAATCGATGGCTAGATCAGAGAAAAGGAAcaagtacacaaaaaaacgtaGGGCTCCCGAAGTGCCTACTGAATCAATGAATATGGTTGCTGTCGTTCAcccagaaacaacaaagaaagATCAAATCTCCACCAGTGTTAAGGTTACGACTGACCAGGGCCGACAAAATCATTTTTCCAAAAATACAGATCGACTGACTACTGTAAATAAAGTTTCAAATCTATCATTTAAGAGGAAACGTGCGGAACGGAACTCCATTAGTGGAAATTGCACTCCAAGTGTACCAATACCGCGGTCGACGTACAGGCGCGAGAAGAGTTCCGATGCTATTATAATAAAAAGTAAGGGTGCAAAGGAGGCTAATGTTAAAACGGAAAACACTGAAGATAGGAAAgcaaattacaaacaaaacaataattatattaaagAATCACCCATAAATTCTATATCGAATaccaaagaaacaaaaaatgtttctgcTCCGACGCCCAAGgtggaaaaacacaaaagaacattttatttCGGCATGGATGTCAACACTACCACAGAGAGTCAACAGCCAATAAGTGGATATCAACCAGATTCTCCCGGAAAAATTATTATCTCTAACCCTAACGAGAACAACGTAATTTCAAATGAAGCTACATCGCTGCTTTTTGTTCCGAATTATGATATTGAATATAAAAAGTCAACAAGTCAAGAAGACAGCGTAGATGAAAATGGTTTGCGGCTCTGCATCCGTCCTACTCTGCCACGACGTCAACTTGACACGCCATCCTTTAGCCCGGCGTTAGCTTGGCGCACTCTTCTCGGTGATGAAGTTAAGATTGATAAAGGAATTAATATACCATCAGATCCAAGTAGTTACCAAAaaatggaaacggaaaccGAGATGCCAATTCAACCGAGCATTACACACGAAATAAGACATGTtcgtaaaataaataataacttGCCAAATGCCTGGACGCCTGAGCAGGACTTGTGCGATCAAATTGGTGATAGAGCGCTGGGGAATCTCACCACAGATTCAGACTCGAGCTCCGACGACTATCGCTCTAAATGTGAGGAAGAAGCTTTATTATTCTACGGCAGCAAGTCAAAAATATCTTCCCATAATTCGGTGTCACCCCTCCACACATTTAGTCTCTCCCTACCTAGGGATGGTCACCTACAACATGCGCGGAAGCTTGATAATCTACAATCAAATGAG GCATGCATTTACAAAAGCCTTCGGAAAAGAAAGCCAGAATTCTTTTTCAGCAAACGTCCGACTTGTCAGGTTGCCAGCTCAAATCTTCAGGCCACGGGCGTTTCTGTAACCAAAATTGATGGCTTCGAGAACTGGATGCTGCACAAAAATGTCGGACAAAACAAAGTTTCCTTGAATAGAACTAAAGATACAGACAACAGGCAGGAGTTACCTGTCATTGAACCACAATCATTAAAAATACTGGCTGGGGGAAAGCACGTAATGTACCTGCCCGGCAACAACGACAAACCCTCTTGCAATAGCGATAGGGGTGAGCTCGAAACTTGCAAACCAAAACCCAGTCGTCATTTCAAGAACCGACAACGCCACGTACCTGAAAACCTCCAAGATAGAACTCCAGTATATCCAATTACG AGTGTAACTGAGACGAATGTAAAATTAGCTGACAAGTTTCAGCGGTTTACATTCCATAATCCAGTGCGCCTGCTGGAGAAGTTGTATTTAGATAGGTCCACAAAAGATGCCGATGTTGAAAACACTCACAGGAGCGAGGTTGAAGCTTTGAAAAG agTGGAGGAAGACTTTCAACGCAATCGTGCCAATGAAAAAGAGAGTATTCGTCATCAGTTACAACTTCATTTTGGTCTTGAAAGTAAACACAACGAACTTTACCACAGCCTGCCCATTCCAGCCATGCTGGATAGTTTTTCTTCCATTGACATAAATGACACGAACAATAATACGTTTCGTCGAGATGATCCTGAAGGCTGTGCCTCCAACGCTCTTCCTGTGGGTCTTGAAGATGGCACCTGCTGA
- the LOC117900530 gene encoding uncharacterized protein LOC117900530 isoform X1 — translation MDLLKNIDNKEIFVEVLHLAVDYLIGNITEKQTLRLSHKYGFQNPYDFLLATRTLSAFYMNYNLDIKRDDSTLFPYLSPEMNRLVPMVLAARQPEVATHKLDCAKGTMLFMESFSWDTRLILGDSSFGENVHQVTTLNLNCRQNKTKRTIFFEMNKEKLNSFISLLEKILEK, via the exons ATGGACTTGCTAAAAAATATAGATAACAAAGAAATCTTTGTCGAG GTTCTTCATTTGGCTGTAGATTACCTCATTGGAAATATAACGGAGAAACAGACGCTGCGTCTATCGCATAAATATGGATTTCAAAATCCATACGACTTTTTGCTGGCCACTCGAACGTTATCAGCTTTCTACATGAACTACAATTTAGACATCAAACGAGATGATTCAACGTTGTTTCCCTACCTTAGTCCTGAAATGAACCGGCTTGTGCCAATGGTGCTTGCAGCGCGTCAACCAGAGGTAGCAACACACAAGTTGGACTGCGCCAAAGGAACGATGCTGTTCATGGAGTCCTTCTCTTGGGATACACGTTTAATATTGGGGGACAGTAGCTTCGGTGAAAATGTGCATCAAGTCACAACTCTGAATTTGAACTGccggcaaaacaaaaccaaaagaactATATTTTTTGAAATGAATAAGGAAAAGCTGAACTCCTTCATTAGCTTATTAGAGAAGATTCTTGAGAAATAA
- the LOC117901127 gene encoding ADP-ribose glycohydrolase OARD1-like encodes MITVYIHLHTVDKVSHSLAHCVGADLAMGAGIAVKFKEVYGKVDELRAQKAASGDVAVLKDNDRYIYYLVTKPQSWGKPTYESLQSSLEQMREHMRKNIVKQLAIPRIGCGIDGLEWDKVSGVLEYVFGQDQLEIVVYNFVPPPSN; translated from the exons atgattaCTG tttacatacatttacatactgtagacaaagtctcgcactcgctggcccATTGCGTGGGCGCTGACTTGGCCATGGGCGCAGGCATAGCTGTGAAGTTTAAGGAGGTCTACGGCAAGGTCGATGAGCTGCGTGCCCAGAAGGCGGCCAGcggtgatgtggctgtgctcaaggataatgatcgctacatttactatctggtgacgaagccacaaagctggggaaaaccaacatacgagtcgctgcagtcatctctggagcagatgcgcgaacacatg cgcaagaacatcgtaaagcagctggccataccGCGCATCGGTTGCGGTATTGATGGCTTGGAATGGGACAAAGTCAGCGGCGTTCTGGAGTACGTGTTCGGGCAGGATCAGCTGGAGATTGTCGTCTACAACTTTGTGCCTCCACCAAGCAATTAA
- the LOC117900529 gene encoding uncharacterized protein LOC117900529, which yields MHSVGIHSAMAIKRQRKRRDEQKRARERRYSTQSSESGETFHSPSGSVRRKYHHHHAAKPGPGMLDSQVVTSIGMLHIGIVFIVFGVFLIGAGIIPDETMSWNVFSSSSAWWNEVTCTGLFSLGLGLFLLVLNCLISRKEEEDLEDYVQRQLTRSRSGHRLERDVETGVLTTRHARKAVALQKSGRNNSPTDVAVVNCTSSDNLSNGPIVGRNCMNNSGDILLEKIIEEDTPYLNDRSAGISPIEIENDTKQLLRRESINDAINITRI from the exons ATGCATTCAGTGGGAATACATTCGGCTATGGCCATTAAGCGGCAGCGTAAGAGAAGAGATGAACAGAAAAGAGCCCGAGAACGGAGGTACAGCACTCAAAGCTCTGAGAGTGGCGAAACATTTCATTCACCCAGTGGGTCTGTGAGACGCaaatatcatcatcatcatgcgGCCAAGCCTGGACCAGGAATGCTTGACAGCCAG GTTGTCACAAGCATTGGAATGCTTCATATCGGTATTGTGTTCATTGTGTTTGGAGTTTTTCTTATCGGGGCAGGAATTATTCCAGATGAGACAATGTCCTGGAATGTGTTTA GTTCAAGCTCTGCGTGGTGGAATGAAGTGACTTGCACTGGATTATTTTCCCTTGGCCTGGGcttatttttattagttttgaattGCCTCATAAGTCGAAAGGAAGAGGAGGATCTGGAGGACTACGTACAGCGGCAGCTTACTCGCTCGCGTTCTG GGCACCGCCTTGAACGAGATGTAGAAACTGGTGTGCTAACCACGCGGCATGCTCGCAAAGCTGTGGCCTTACAAAAGAGCGGCCGCAACAACTCCCCCACAGATGTTGCAGTGGTAAACTGCACATCTTCGGACAATTTATCTAACGGACCGATAGTTGGACGTAATT GTATGAATAACTCTGGTGATATACTCCTCGAAAAAATTATAGAGGAAGATACTCCCTATTTAAATGACAGAAGTGCAGGAATATCGCCGATTGAAATAGAAAACGATACAAAACAGCTGTTAAGAAGGGAGTCTATTAATGATGCAATCAATATAACAAGAATATAA